ACGATCAGTTCAACATCGTCCTCGCGATCTTCGCAAATCAGCAGTTTCAGATCGAGTGCGGATTGGGACGACATTTAGCGTTCCCGCCCTTGAAAAGAGCGGCACGGGTAGCAACAGGCCGCGAAGACACGGCGAGGGGTCCGCTCAATCGCCTATCAACTTACGGCGAACGACGGCCGCCTTCAAGCGTCGCATCCAAACGTTGCGCGACAAGCTCGGCACACAGCGCGTCGACGGCGGCGCGATTAAAGGGGGCCGCAGCGATCCAAGTCATTTAGGCGATTGTCATTTGTCGCCGGATTCTGATTGTGGCTCTAGGCCGATGCTGCGCGTGTAGGCCAGCTTTTGTGCGGCGCGGCCGATGCGGTCGGTAATCTTTTGCCATTGCGCGGCCGCGTCGCGCAGCGCTGCGGCGGGCGTGGCGCTTCCGTCGACGGCGTGGCGGACGGCATTGTCGAGCGCGGCCAGGTATTCCTCGTGCCCCGGCAACCGCGGACTGAATAACCAGCCAGGCCGAGAAAAGGCCCGCGCCGCGACCTCCACGTATTGCTTTGCCGCGGCTTGCGGCATCCCGGACTCGACCCACCGATCCGGATGGACCATCTGGCTGCGACGAAACAAGGTCGTGGCCGGACTCGAAGTCGAAATCTGTGCCGACCACTCATCGGTCGAAAGCCATATCAACAATTCGAAGGCCGAAGCACCCGACGGAGTGCCGCGCACGATCGATCCCATCCGTCCGGCGATTCCCAAAAGGGGCACGTGTGGCTCGTCGTCCGGCTTCCTTCGCATCCATTGTCGGTCTCGCGGATTGAACACCTCCGGCGAACCGGGCAACTCGACAAAGCCGACTGCTGTGGCCGCCGATGCCAATGTTTTCGATTCGGTAAGCGCACCAGCGGTTGAAGCGACGTTGTCGGCGGGCGTCGGCCAACTGAGACCCATCGCGGTGTGGCCGGCAAAAAACTCGCGCCGTACGTCGGCTGGCGTGTCGCTCAATTGCGATTTCGGCCCGAGCTTGGCGGCGGCCACCAATTCCGTGAGAGCCCGAACGAACGGCTCGCCGGCGATCCGCGGTTCGAGTGATTCTTTGTCGAAAAGGGTCGAGTAATAGTCGCGATGTTTGGCATATGCGGCCGACCGAGCTAAAAGCACGTTGCCGGCCCAACCCGCGGCGAGCGGTTCGAGCGTTCCGCTTTGCGCATCGGCGGCCGGAGTTTTTGATTTTTCGCGAGCGGCAAAAAACTCAGCGGCCTGCTGATATTCGTCCCAGGTTCGCGGTGGCGTGCGGCCGAGGGAGGCGAATAGATCGGCGCGGTAGAAACAAACAAACACGGGCGAACCGAGCGGAACGGCATACGTTTGCTCGCCCCACGCGGTTTCCCGCTGCCCCGGCAACTCGAACAAATCGGGCTCGTGATAGGCAGGCTGAGCGAGCCACGCTACGGGAAGCGGACGGATTAGCCGGCGCTCGGCGAGCGTTCCCAATTCGGAACTTGGATAGATCACCACATCGGCCGCTAGCGACTTGGCGTTTGCAAGATCGGCCCGTGCAATTTCCGACACATCGAGCGACGTCCCGGCCCGAGCCGACCATTCGGCTCGCAGCCGCGTCACCCTTTGGGCCAGCTCCGTGTCGCCGACGACCAACAGCCGCAAGTTGGCAGGCGTGGCGGGCGACTTGTTATCGCCGGCGGCCGATCCGGAATTCGACGACCCGTGACCCGCGACGGGCGACTCTGAGCCGTTGCAGCCACTGTACAACGCGGCGGCTAACACGATGGCCGTGACAAGCGAGATTGTTCGACTACTTGGCATGAATGCGGCATCTGAACTGTTACGGTGTGTCTACATGATGGTTCAGGTCGTGGCCGTCGATGGTAGCGACCAAGCGAGCCCGCCGCCGCCTGTTCAGTTCACCACGAGTCTGCCTTGATTCGGCGGCTTAAATCCGCCACAATCCAGCGAGCGGATTTCGTCCGCGTTCGCCAGACTTACCGCCTC
This genomic interval from Pirellulales bacterium contains the following:
- a CDS encoding extracellular solute-binding protein, which produces MPSSRTISLVTAIVLAAALYSGCNGSESPVAGHGSSNSGSAAGDNKSPATPANLRLLVVGDTELAQRVTRLRAEWSARAGTSLDVSEIARADLANAKSLAADVVIYPSSELGTLAERRLIRPLPVAWLAQPAYHEPDLFELPGQRETAWGEQTYAVPLGSPVFVCFYRADLFASLGRTPPRTWDEYQQAAEFFAAREKSKTPAADAQSGTLEPLAAGWAGNVLLARSAAYAKHRDYYSTLFDKESLEPRIAGEPFVRALTELVAAAKLGPKSQLSDTPADVRREFFAGHTAMGLSWPTPADNVASTAGALTESKTLASAATAVGFVELPGSPEVFNPRDRQWMRRKPDDEPHVPLLGIAGRMGSIVRGTPSGASAFELLIWLSTDEWSAQISTSSPATTLFRRSQMVHPDRWVESGMPQAAAKQYVEVAARAFSRPGWLFSPRLPGHEEYLAALDNAVRHAVDGSATPAAALRDAAAQWQKITDRIGRAAQKLAYTRSIGLEPQSESGDK